One Aegilops tauschii subsp. strangulata cultivar AL8/78 chromosome 7, Aet v6.0, whole genome shotgun sequence genomic window carries:
- the LOC109777482 gene encoding uncharacterized protein At4g22758: MRSSVHVPAAVEALLGHPVAALSERSAPRLTRLLVNVTVERSLWPVHVLLGSDATVADLARAAVDAYAAEGRRPPLPIDDGATDAAARFELHLSKYALDALDPEEKVLDLGSRNFFLCAARSTLGSDHHLRLRSSLTCLDV, encoded by the exons ATGAGGAGCTCCGTGCACGTGCCAGCCGCGGTAGAGGCGCTGCTGGGCCACCCGGTGGCGGCACTGTCGGAGAGGTCGGCGCCACGGCTAACGCGGCTGCTGGTGAACGTGACAGTGGAGCGGAGCCTGTGGCCGGTGCATGTGCTGCTGGGCTCCGATGCCACGGTGGCAGACCTGGCGCGCGCCGCCGTCGACGCCTATGCCGCCGAGGGGCGCAGGCCGCCGCTCCCCATCGATGACGGCGCCACCGACGCGGCGGCGCGGTTCGAGCTGCACCTCTCCAAGTACGCCCTCGACG CTCTTGACCCGGAAGAGAAGGTGCTTGACCTGGGCTCTCGCAACTTCTTCCTCTGCGCCGCCAGGTCGACGCTGGGATCAGATCATCATCTGCGACTTCGCTCATCACTGACATGTCTTGATGTCTGA